A single region of the Tigriopus californicus strain San Diego chromosome 8, Tcal_SD_v2.1, whole genome shotgun sequence genome encodes:
- the LOC131884599 gene encoding proton-transporting V-type ATPase complex assembly regulator TMEM9-like, producing MWSISRKLRTKMKTLSLIGFLVVLVPGDSHSSTELEESGTLITVEDTEIASVEDIHHQNSRCACKCPDVQTFQSQFSRQFLPPQGHEVRRSVYINSSVDPHQCDCEHVVLVLLSLSQLEADAFCPRCKCNFEIRNLGMIKVVVILVIWIIMILLIYMAFLLCLEPLLSQKLPGINYREHHNAPETEDEDIDMGEHLAHGTPMRAYRSSVINRMENQQSRWKKQVEEQRRNIYDRHSMLN from the coding sequence ATGTGGAGTATTTCCAGGAAACTAcgtacaaaaatgaaaactctAAGTCTAATAGGCTTCCTAGTCGTGCTCGTTCCGGGCGATTCCCACTCCTCGACCGAGCTTGAGGAGAGCGGGACCTTGATTACGGTCGAGGACACGGAGATCGCTTCTGTGGAGGATATCCACCACCAAAACTCGCGTTGCGCTTGCAAATGCCCGGATGTGCAGACCTTTCAAAGCCAATTCAGTCGCCAGTTTCTCCCGCCCCAAGGCCATGAAGTCCGTCGCTCCGTGTACATCAATTCCAGTGTGGATCCCCATCAATGCGATTGCGAACATGTGGTGCTGGTCCTGTTGAGCCTCAGTCAATTGGAGGCCGATGCCTTTTGTCCGCGTTGTAAATGCAACTTCGAGATCCGAAATTTAGGCATGATCAAGGTGGTGGTGATTCTCGTCATCTGGATCATTATGATCCTCTTGATCTACATGGCCTTTCTCTTGTGTCTGGAGCCACTCTTGAGTCAGAAATTGCCGGGGATCAATTATCGGGAACATCACAACGCCCCGGAGACAGAGGATGAAGATATAGACATGGGCGAGCATCTGGCCCATGGCACGCCCATGCGCGCCTATCGATCCTCGGTCATCAATCGAATGGAGAACCAACAATCCAGGTGGAAGAAGCAAGTTGAGGAACAAAGGCGGAACATCTATGATCGCCACTCCATGTTGAATTGA